A single genomic interval of Adhaeribacter pallidiroseus harbors:
- a CDS encoding TIGR03915 family putative DNA repair protein translates to MYHYTYDGSFEGLLSVIFEIYERKAWPDKIFKEQLILQPSLFATSIFVCTDQDKADRVWQGLLRKISPASGVQLFKAFLSELPNVEITIYNYIKLAFDNTVNIEENFAADCVRQIAQITKQVFRESHRMEAFVRFQKTSDDLFYAAIEPDFNVLPLIVKHFTLRYADQRWLIYDIKRKYGIYYNLRTAVYVQLEQVPINRSGQLPATLLDQYETVYQDLWQTYFNSVNIAERKNKKLHLRHIPARYWKYLAEKRPAIYKS, encoded by the coding sequence ATGTATCACTACACGTACGATGGTTCTTTCGAGGGTTTGTTGAGCGTGATTTTTGAAATATACGAGCGGAAAGCCTGGCCAGATAAAATCTTTAAAGAACAACTTATTTTACAGCCTAGCTTATTTGCTACATCCATTTTTGTCTGTACCGATCAAGACAAAGCAGATCGGGTGTGGCAAGGATTACTCCGCAAAATTTCGCCAGCCTCGGGCGTACAGTTATTCAAAGCTTTCTTATCGGAATTACCTAATGTAGAGATAACCATTTACAACTACATCAAGTTAGCTTTTGATAATACAGTAAATATTGAAGAAAATTTCGCGGCTGATTGTGTACGCCAAATAGCGCAAATTACCAAACAAGTTTTCCGGGAATCGCACCGCATGGAAGCCTTTGTGCGTTTTCAAAAAACAAGCGATGATTTATTTTATGCCGCTATAGAACCAGATTTTAATGTCTTGCCTCTAATTGTAAAACATTTCACGCTCCGCTACGCCGACCAGCGCTGGCTTATCTATGATATAAAACGCAAATACGGAATTTATTATAATTTGCGTACTGCCGTTTATGTGCAATTAGAACAAGTGCCCATTAATAGGAGCGGTCAGTTACCTGCAACTTTGCTAGACCAATACGAAACCGTTTACCAGGATCTGTGGCAAACCTATTTTAATAGTGTAAATATTGCAGAACGGAAAAATAAAAAGCTGCATCTGCGGCATATTCCGGCTCGTTACTGGAAATATTTAGCCGAAAAAAGACCGGCAATTTATAAGTCATAA